The following coding sequences lie in one Hippoglossus hippoglossus isolate fHipHip1 chromosome 14, fHipHip1.pri, whole genome shotgun sequence genomic window:
- the thoc2 gene encoding THO complex subunit 2 isoform X2, giving the protein MATLILPGEWFKNWEKTGKHEFVQLCKELTEKTDHGSEVRDIQAALYELCWQVVQGNLKLDLVTSVLGDMMELRDDMPSILADVFSILDLETGALEEKIKRDHYTQLVGACLFFVPEAILKERLDPETLESLGLIKQALQFNQKIVKIKTKLFYKQQKFNLLREENEGYAKLITELGQDLSGNITSHLVLESIKSLIGCFNLDPNRVLDIILEVYESRSDQDEFFLSLIKSYMCEPLTLCHILGFKFKFYQEPNEETPTSLYHIAAALLHHNLIELEDLYVHLMPQDATIIEEHKRDISEAKQVARKLVMVVLPSEKNEDKEKEKEKDEEKNEKPPDNQKLGLLEALLRIGDWQHAQSIMDQMPSFYATSHKAIALALCQLVHLTVEPLYRRAGVPKGSKGRIAHPLRNKRAPRPAEIFEDLRRDTFSMLCYLGPHLSHDPILFAKIVRLGKGFMKEYQSDSKIEVKDKMDTLLSCFLSIADQVLLPSLSLMECNACMSEELWGLFKLFPYRHRYRLYGQWKNETYSSHPLLVKVKAQTVERAKYIMKRLTKENVKQSGRQIGKLSHSNPTILFDYMLSQIQWYDNLIVPVVDSLKYLTSLNYDVLAYCIIEALANPEKEKMKHDDTTISSWLQSLASLCGAVFRKYPIELAGLLQYVTNQLKAGKSFDLLILKEVVQKMAGIEITDEMTSEQLEAMTGGEQLKAEGGYFGQIRNTKKSSQRLKDALLDHELALPLCLLMAQQRNGVVFLEGGEKHLKLVGHLYDQCHDTLLQFGGFLASNLSTEDYIKRVPSIDILCNQFHTPHDAAFFLSRPMYAHQILSKYDEMKKGEKGNRQQQKVHKYVAACEQVMTPVHEAVVSLHPSRVWDDLRPQFYATFWSLTMYDLAVPHAAYEREVNKLKVQIKAIEENPEIPLNKKKKEKERCTALQEKLQEEEKKQLEHVQRVLHRLKLEKDNWLFAKSTKNETITKFLQLCLFPRCIFSSIDAVYCARFVELVHQQKTPNFCTLLCYDRVFSAIIYTVASCTENESHRYGRFLCCMLETVTRWHSDRAIYEKDCVNFPGFLTIFRATGFDGGNKADQLDYENFRHVVHKWHYMLTKASVHCLETGDYTHIRNILIVLTKILPCYPKVLNLGQALECRVQKICLEEKDKRPDLYALAMGYSGRLKGQKVHMVPENEFHHKEQPARSATPASQQNGPGSTGKPTTSTNKTDEGASEDGERGKDKSSATTKPVNKANSAAAKVTTSNGNGALISTKAVKERDDKEKSGKEKKEKKEKTPGSTPETKAENRREKQRDERAGKEERPAREGKEKTPKADREKVKVEEKSSKDDKAKAGNGEPIEPSRERDAIKESKSKEKGDRSAVAGSLKSPGLRSESAESERDHKRRKLDTHSSPSHSSSVKDNSNEPKESTSKHHISYNSVTRSKSRERETEKKDSENAQGRSKEKKEEKDRKERKRDHIVNDHETNLETKRRKDENGTNSSKNRKSTSPLCDSPLSAEKEKSKRSKSSSKEKAESGKPERTSSGGKKESRHDKEKSEKKEKRDSSGAKEEKKQYP; this is encoded by the exons ATGGCGACACTTATCCTCCCTGGTGAATGGTTCAAAAACTGGGAAAAAACTGGGAAACACGAGTT TGTACAACTCTGCAAAGAACTTACAGAGAAAACAGATCATGGAAGTGAGGTTAGAG ACATACAGGCCGCCTTATATGAGCTCTGCTGGCAAGTTGTACAAGGGAACCTTAAGTTGGATCTCGTCACCAGCGTCCTTGGGGACATGATG gaaCTCCGCGATGACATGCCATCCATTTTAGCAGATGTGTTCAGTATACTAG ATTTAGAAACAGGTGCTCTGGAAGAAAAAATCAAACGTGATCATTACACACAATTGGTGGGAGCATGTTTG ttctttGTTCCAGAGGCTATCTTGAAAGAGAGACTGGATCCAGAAACCCTTGAATCTCTTGGACTTATAAAACAAGCCCTTCAGTTCAATCAGAAGATTGTAAAAATCAAAACTAAACTATT TTACAAGCAACAGAAGTTCAACCTGCTAAGGGAGGAGAATGAGGGCTATGCCAAACTCATCACTGAGCTTGGCCAAGACCTTTCAGGCAACATCACCAGCCATCTTGTTCTGGAGAGCATCAAGTCCCTCATAG GATGTTTCAACTTAGATCCGAATCGTGTATTGGACATCATCCTTGAGGTGTACGAGAGTCGATCTGACCAAGATGAGTTCTTCTTGTCTCTCATCAAGTCCTACATGTGTGAGCCACTCACCCTTTGCCACATCCTGGGATTTAAGTTCAAATTCTACCAG GAGCCCAATGAGGAAACCCCCACGTCACTTTACCAcattgctgctgctctgcttcacCACAACCTGATAGAGCTGGAAGATCTTTATGTACAT CTTATGCCACAAGATGCCACCATCATAGAGGAACACAAACGGGATATCTCAGAGGCCAAGCAGGTTGCTCGCAAGCTGGTCATGGTTGTGTTGCCTTCAGAGAAGaatgaagacaaagaaaaggagaaagagaaagatgaggagaagaatGAGAAG CCACCTGATAACCAGAAGCTTGGTCTATTGGAAGCGCTGCTTAGAATTGGAGACTGGCAACACGCCCAGAGTATTATGGACCAGATGCCTTCCTTCTATGCTACGTCTCACAAGGCCATTGCACTGGCTCTCTGCCAGCTTGTACACCTGACTGTGGAACCTCTTTACAGAAG GGCTGGTGTCCCAAAAGGTTCAAAGGGACGTATAGCGCATCCACTGAGGAACAAGCGCGCACCTCGGCCTGCAGAGATTTTTGAGGACCTACGCAGGGACACGTTCAGCATGCTCTGCTACCTGGGCCCTCACCTCTCCCACGACCCCATCCTCTTCGCCAAGATAGTGCGTCTGGGCAAGGGCTTCATGAAAGAG TACCAAAGTGACAGCAAGATTGAAGTCAAAGACAAAAtg GACACACTACTCAGTTGTTTCCTGAGCATTGCAGACCAGGTGCTACTCCCTTCGCTCTCCCTAATGGAGTGTAATGCTTGCATGTCTGAGGAACTGTGGGGCCTCTTCAAACTGTTTCCCTACCGGCACAG GTATCGGTTATATGGACAATGGAAGAATGAGACGTATTCCAGTCATCCTCTCTTGGTTAAAGTCAAAGCGCAGACTGTTGAAAGGGCCAAATACATTATGAA GCGGTTGACCAAAGAGAATGTGAAACAGTCTGGAAGGCAGATTGGCAAGCTGAGCCATAGCAATCCCACTATCCTCTTTGATTAT ATGCTGTCTCAGATCCAGTGGTACGACAACCTTATTGTTCCAGTGGTGGACTCACTGAAATACCTCACATCCCTCAACTATGATGTCTTGGCTT ATTGCATAATCGAGGCTCTTGCCAATCctgagaaggagaagatgaagcaTGACGACACTACCATCTCCTCATGGCTTCAGA GTCTGGCAAGTCTTTGTGGAGCTGTGTTCAGAAAATACCCAATTGAGTTGGCTGGCCTCCTTCAGTATGTCACCAATCAGCTGAAAGCAGGAAAGAG TTTTGACCTGCTCATCCTGAAAGAGGTGGTCCAGAAAATGGCCGGCATTGAGATCACAGATGAGATGACCTCAGAACAGTTAGAGGCCATGACCGGAGGGGAGCAACTCAAAGCAGAG GGCGGCTACTTTGGCCAGATCAGGAACACAAAGAAGTCATCTCAGCGTCTGAAGGATGCACTACTGGACCATGAACTGGCCCTACCACTGTGTCTGCTAATGGCCCAGCAACGGAATGGTGTGGTTTTCTTAGAAGGTGGAGAAAAACACCTTAAACTTGTTGGCCATCTCTATGACCAG TGTCATGACACATTGCTGCAGTTTGGTGGCTTTCTGGCCTCCAACCTCAGCACAGAGGATTACATCAAGCGGGTTCCCTCGATTGACATCCTCTGTAACCAGTTCCACACTCCGCATGATGCTGCCTTCTTCTTGTCTCGGCCAATGTACGCCCATCAGATTTTG TCAAAGTATGACGAGATGAAGAAAGGGGAGAAAGGCAaccggcagcagcagaaggtACACAAATACGTGGCAGCCTGTGAACAGGTGATGACACCGGTGCACGAGGCTGTGGTGTCGCTTCATCCTTCCAGGGTGTGGGATGACCTCCGCCCTCAGTTTTATGCCACCTTCTGGTCCCTCACCATGTATGATCTGGCTGTGCCTCACGCCGCATATGAACGTGAGGTCAACAAGCTCAAGGTCCAGATTAAAGCCATTGAAGAGAATCCAGAGATT CCCttgaataagaaaaagaaggagaaggaacGCTGCACTGCCCTGCAGGAGaaactgcaggaggaggagaagaagcagctggaaCACGTCCAAAGGGTTTTACACCGTCTCAAACTGGAGAAAGACAACTGGTTGTTTGCCA AATCCACAAAGAATGAGACCATCACAAAgttcctgcagctctgtctgttCCCGCGCTGCATCTTCTCTTCCATCGACGCTGTGTACTGCGCCCGCTTTGTCGAGCTCGTCCACCAGCAGAAAACGCCCAACTTCTGCACCCTTCTCTGCTATGACAGG GTTTTCTCTGCCATTATTTACACTGTGGCCAGCTGCACGGAGAACGAGTCTCACCGCTACGGCCGCTTCCTCTGCTGCATGCTGGAGACGGTGACCCGTTGGCACAGCGATCGTGCAATCTATGAGAAG GATTGTGTGAATTTCCCTGGCTTCCTGACCATCTTCAGAGCCACCGGCTTTGATGGAGGGAACAAAGCAGATCAGCTAGATTATGAGAACTTCAGGCATGTGGTGCACAAATGGCACTACATGCTGACTAAA GCTTCAGTTCACTGCCTGGAGACGGGAGATTACACCCACATCCGCAACATTCTCATCGTGCTCACCAAGATCCTGCCCTGCTATCCCAAAGTCCTGAACCTGGGCCAAGCGCTCGAGTGCCGTGTCCAGAAGATCTGCCTTGAGGAGAAGGACAAGAGGCCAGACCTCTATGCCTTAGCAATGGG TTATTCAGGTCGGTTGAAAGGCCAGAAGGTGCACATGGTCCCTGAGAATGAGTTTCATCACAAGGAGCAGCCAGCGCGCAGTGCCACCCCTGCCAGTCAGCAGAACGGCCCCGGCAGCACAGGCAAGCCCACCACCAGCACAAACAAGACAGACGAGGGGGCATCAGAGGATGGTG aacGGGGAAAGGATAAATCCAGTGCGACAACAAAGCCAGTGAACAAAGCCAACAGTGCAGCGGCCAAAGTGACCACCAGCAATGGGAACGGTGCCCTCATTAG CACCAAAGCCGTAAAAGAGCGGGATGACAAAGAGAAGAGcgggaaagagaaaaaagagaaaaaggaaaagacaccGGGCAGCACTCCTGAGACAAAGGCCGAGAACCGTCgggagaagcagagagacgagagagcGGGAAAGGAGGAGCGGCCGGCACGTGAGGGTAAGGAGAAGACCCCCAAGGCTGACAGGGAGAAAGTGAAGGTCGAGGAGAAGAGCAGCAAAGATGACAAGGCCAAAGCCGGCAACGGGGAGCCCATTGAGCCGTCCAGGGAGCGCGACGCCATCAAGGAGTCCAAGAGCAAGGAGAAAGGAGACAGAAGCGCTGTGGCGGGGTCCCTCAAGTCACCAGGTCTCAGATCAGAATCGGCCGAGTCTGAGAGGG ATCACAAAAGACGAAAGCTCGACACTCACTCTTCTCCATCCCACTCCTCGTCTGTTAAG GACAATAGCAACGAACCCAAGGAGTCCACATCCAAG
- the thoc2 gene encoding THO complex subunit 2 isoform X1, producing the protein MATLILPGEWFKNWEKTGKHEFVQLCKELTEKTDHGSEVRDIQAALYELCWQVVQGNLKLDLVTSVLGDMMELRDDMPSILADVFSILDLETGALEEKIKRDHYTQLVGACLFFVPEAILKERLDPETLESLGLIKQALQFNQKIVKIKTKLFYKQQKFNLLREENEGYAKLITELGQDLSGNITSHLVLESIKSLIGCFNLDPNRVLDIILEVYESRSDQDEFFLSLIKSYMCEPLTLCHILGFKFKFYQEPNEETPTSLYHIAAALLHHNLIELEDLYVHLMPQDATIIEEHKRDISEAKQVARKLVMVVLPSEKNEDKEKEKEKDEEKNEKPPDNQKLGLLEALLRIGDWQHAQSIMDQMPSFYATSHKAIALALCQLVHLTVEPLYRRAGVPKGSKGRIAHPLRNKRAPRPAEIFEDLRRDTFSMLCYLGPHLSHDPILFAKIVRLGKGFMKEYQSDSKIEVKDKMDTLLSCFLSIADQVLLPSLSLMECNACMSEELWGLFKLFPYRHRYRLYGQWKNETYSSHPLLVKVKAQTVERAKYIMKRLTKENVKQSGRQIGKLSHSNPTILFDYMLSQIQWYDNLIVPVVDSLKYLTSLNYDVLAYCIIEALANPEKEKMKHDDTTISSWLQSLASLCGAVFRKYPIELAGLLQYVTNQLKAGKSFDLLILKEVVQKMAGIEITDEMTSEQLEAMTGGEQLKAEGGYFGQIRNTKKSSQRLKDALLDHELALPLCLLMAQQRNGVVFLEGGEKHLKLVGHLYDQCHDTLLQFGGFLASNLSTEDYIKRVPSIDILCNQFHTPHDAAFFLSRPMYAHQILSKYDEMKKGEKGNRQQQKVHKYVAACEQVMTPVHEAVVSLHPSRVWDDLRPQFYATFWSLTMYDLAVPHAAYEREVNKLKVQIKAIEENPEIPLNKKKKEKERCTALQEKLQEEEKKQLEHVQRVLHRLKLEKDNWLFAKSTKNETITKFLQLCLFPRCIFSSIDAVYCARFVELVHQQKTPNFCTLLCYDRVFSAIIYTVASCTENESHRYGRFLCCMLETVTRWHSDRAIYEKDCVNFPGFLTIFRATGFDGGNKADQLDYENFRHVVHKWHYMLTKASVHCLETGDYTHIRNILIVLTKILPCYPKVLNLGQALECRVQKICLEEKDKRPDLYALAMGYSGRLKGQKVHMVPENEFHHKEQPARSATPASQQNGPGSTGKPTTSTNKTDEGASEDGERGKDKSSATTKPVNKANSAAAKVTTSNGNGALISTKAVKERDDKEKSGKEKKEKKEKTPGSTPETKAENRREKQRDERAGKEERPAREGKEKTPKADREKVKVEEKSSKDDKAKAGNGEPIEPSRERDAIKESKSKEKGDRSAVAGSLKSPGLRSESAESERDHKRRKLDTHSSPSHSSSVKDNSNEPKESTSKHHISYNSVTRSKSRERETEKKDSENAQGRSKEKKEEKDRKERKRDHIVNDHETNLETKRRKDENGTNSSKNRKSTSPLCDSPLSAEKEKSKRSKSSSKEKAESGKPERTSSGGKKESRHDKEKSEKKEKRDSSGAKEEKKHHKSSDKHR; encoded by the exons ATGGCGACACTTATCCTCCCTGGTGAATGGTTCAAAAACTGGGAAAAAACTGGGAAACACGAGTT TGTACAACTCTGCAAAGAACTTACAGAGAAAACAGATCATGGAAGTGAGGTTAGAG ACATACAGGCCGCCTTATATGAGCTCTGCTGGCAAGTTGTACAAGGGAACCTTAAGTTGGATCTCGTCACCAGCGTCCTTGGGGACATGATG gaaCTCCGCGATGACATGCCATCCATTTTAGCAGATGTGTTCAGTATACTAG ATTTAGAAACAGGTGCTCTGGAAGAAAAAATCAAACGTGATCATTACACACAATTGGTGGGAGCATGTTTG ttctttGTTCCAGAGGCTATCTTGAAAGAGAGACTGGATCCAGAAACCCTTGAATCTCTTGGACTTATAAAACAAGCCCTTCAGTTCAATCAGAAGATTGTAAAAATCAAAACTAAACTATT TTACAAGCAACAGAAGTTCAACCTGCTAAGGGAGGAGAATGAGGGCTATGCCAAACTCATCACTGAGCTTGGCCAAGACCTTTCAGGCAACATCACCAGCCATCTTGTTCTGGAGAGCATCAAGTCCCTCATAG GATGTTTCAACTTAGATCCGAATCGTGTATTGGACATCATCCTTGAGGTGTACGAGAGTCGATCTGACCAAGATGAGTTCTTCTTGTCTCTCATCAAGTCCTACATGTGTGAGCCACTCACCCTTTGCCACATCCTGGGATTTAAGTTCAAATTCTACCAG GAGCCCAATGAGGAAACCCCCACGTCACTTTACCAcattgctgctgctctgcttcacCACAACCTGATAGAGCTGGAAGATCTTTATGTACAT CTTATGCCACAAGATGCCACCATCATAGAGGAACACAAACGGGATATCTCAGAGGCCAAGCAGGTTGCTCGCAAGCTGGTCATGGTTGTGTTGCCTTCAGAGAAGaatgaagacaaagaaaaggagaaagagaaagatgaggagaagaatGAGAAG CCACCTGATAACCAGAAGCTTGGTCTATTGGAAGCGCTGCTTAGAATTGGAGACTGGCAACACGCCCAGAGTATTATGGACCAGATGCCTTCCTTCTATGCTACGTCTCACAAGGCCATTGCACTGGCTCTCTGCCAGCTTGTACACCTGACTGTGGAACCTCTTTACAGAAG GGCTGGTGTCCCAAAAGGTTCAAAGGGACGTATAGCGCATCCACTGAGGAACAAGCGCGCACCTCGGCCTGCAGAGATTTTTGAGGACCTACGCAGGGACACGTTCAGCATGCTCTGCTACCTGGGCCCTCACCTCTCCCACGACCCCATCCTCTTCGCCAAGATAGTGCGTCTGGGCAAGGGCTTCATGAAAGAG TACCAAAGTGACAGCAAGATTGAAGTCAAAGACAAAAtg GACACACTACTCAGTTGTTTCCTGAGCATTGCAGACCAGGTGCTACTCCCTTCGCTCTCCCTAATGGAGTGTAATGCTTGCATGTCTGAGGAACTGTGGGGCCTCTTCAAACTGTTTCCCTACCGGCACAG GTATCGGTTATATGGACAATGGAAGAATGAGACGTATTCCAGTCATCCTCTCTTGGTTAAAGTCAAAGCGCAGACTGTTGAAAGGGCCAAATACATTATGAA GCGGTTGACCAAAGAGAATGTGAAACAGTCTGGAAGGCAGATTGGCAAGCTGAGCCATAGCAATCCCACTATCCTCTTTGATTAT ATGCTGTCTCAGATCCAGTGGTACGACAACCTTATTGTTCCAGTGGTGGACTCACTGAAATACCTCACATCCCTCAACTATGATGTCTTGGCTT ATTGCATAATCGAGGCTCTTGCCAATCctgagaaggagaagatgaagcaTGACGACACTACCATCTCCTCATGGCTTCAGA GTCTGGCAAGTCTTTGTGGAGCTGTGTTCAGAAAATACCCAATTGAGTTGGCTGGCCTCCTTCAGTATGTCACCAATCAGCTGAAAGCAGGAAAGAG TTTTGACCTGCTCATCCTGAAAGAGGTGGTCCAGAAAATGGCCGGCATTGAGATCACAGATGAGATGACCTCAGAACAGTTAGAGGCCATGACCGGAGGGGAGCAACTCAAAGCAGAG GGCGGCTACTTTGGCCAGATCAGGAACACAAAGAAGTCATCTCAGCGTCTGAAGGATGCACTACTGGACCATGAACTGGCCCTACCACTGTGTCTGCTAATGGCCCAGCAACGGAATGGTGTGGTTTTCTTAGAAGGTGGAGAAAAACACCTTAAACTTGTTGGCCATCTCTATGACCAG TGTCATGACACATTGCTGCAGTTTGGTGGCTTTCTGGCCTCCAACCTCAGCACAGAGGATTACATCAAGCGGGTTCCCTCGATTGACATCCTCTGTAACCAGTTCCACACTCCGCATGATGCTGCCTTCTTCTTGTCTCGGCCAATGTACGCCCATCAGATTTTG TCAAAGTATGACGAGATGAAGAAAGGGGAGAAAGGCAaccggcagcagcagaaggtACACAAATACGTGGCAGCCTGTGAACAGGTGATGACACCGGTGCACGAGGCTGTGGTGTCGCTTCATCCTTCCAGGGTGTGGGATGACCTCCGCCCTCAGTTTTATGCCACCTTCTGGTCCCTCACCATGTATGATCTGGCTGTGCCTCACGCCGCATATGAACGTGAGGTCAACAAGCTCAAGGTCCAGATTAAAGCCATTGAAGAGAATCCAGAGATT CCCttgaataagaaaaagaaggagaaggaacGCTGCACTGCCCTGCAGGAGaaactgcaggaggaggagaagaagcagctggaaCACGTCCAAAGGGTTTTACACCGTCTCAAACTGGAGAAAGACAACTGGTTGTTTGCCA AATCCACAAAGAATGAGACCATCACAAAgttcctgcagctctgtctgttCCCGCGCTGCATCTTCTCTTCCATCGACGCTGTGTACTGCGCCCGCTTTGTCGAGCTCGTCCACCAGCAGAAAACGCCCAACTTCTGCACCCTTCTCTGCTATGACAGG GTTTTCTCTGCCATTATTTACACTGTGGCCAGCTGCACGGAGAACGAGTCTCACCGCTACGGCCGCTTCCTCTGCTGCATGCTGGAGACGGTGACCCGTTGGCACAGCGATCGTGCAATCTATGAGAAG GATTGTGTGAATTTCCCTGGCTTCCTGACCATCTTCAGAGCCACCGGCTTTGATGGAGGGAACAAAGCAGATCAGCTAGATTATGAGAACTTCAGGCATGTGGTGCACAAATGGCACTACATGCTGACTAAA GCTTCAGTTCACTGCCTGGAGACGGGAGATTACACCCACATCCGCAACATTCTCATCGTGCTCACCAAGATCCTGCCCTGCTATCCCAAAGTCCTGAACCTGGGCCAAGCGCTCGAGTGCCGTGTCCAGAAGATCTGCCTTGAGGAGAAGGACAAGAGGCCAGACCTCTATGCCTTAGCAATGGG TTATTCAGGTCGGTTGAAAGGCCAGAAGGTGCACATGGTCCCTGAGAATGAGTTTCATCACAAGGAGCAGCCAGCGCGCAGTGCCACCCCTGCCAGTCAGCAGAACGGCCCCGGCAGCACAGGCAAGCCCACCACCAGCACAAACAAGACAGACGAGGGGGCATCAGAGGATGGTG aacGGGGAAAGGATAAATCCAGTGCGACAACAAAGCCAGTGAACAAAGCCAACAGTGCAGCGGCCAAAGTGACCACCAGCAATGGGAACGGTGCCCTCATTAG CACCAAAGCCGTAAAAGAGCGGGATGACAAAGAGAAGAGcgggaaagagaaaaaagagaaaaaggaaaagacaccGGGCAGCACTCCTGAGACAAAGGCCGAGAACCGTCgggagaagcagagagacgagagagcGGGAAAGGAGGAGCGGCCGGCACGTGAGGGTAAGGAGAAGACCCCCAAGGCTGACAGGGAGAAAGTGAAGGTCGAGGAGAAGAGCAGCAAAGATGACAAGGCCAAAGCCGGCAACGGGGAGCCCATTGAGCCGTCCAGGGAGCGCGACGCCATCAAGGAGTCCAAGAGCAAGGAGAAAGGAGACAGAAGCGCTGTGGCGGGGTCCCTCAAGTCACCAGGTCTCAGATCAGAATCGGCCGAGTCTGAGAGGG ATCACAAAAGACGAAAGCTCGACACTCACTCTTCTCCATCCCACTCCTCGTCTGTTAAG GACAATAGCAACGAACCCAAGGAGTCCACATCCAAG